A window of the Streptomyces finlayi genome harbors these coding sequences:
- a CDS encoding HAD family hydrolase, with protein MSSLAAVLFDMDGTLVDTEGLWWQVTEEVAAGLGHRLTRADAHEVVGRSVADTAAHLVRITGGGDPQHVAATLGDEFFRRVDAGAPLRPGAQRLLSELEREGVPFALVSASPRAVVDSVTRGALGHVPFAFTLSADDTVQTKPHPDPYQAAAERFGVPVDACVAVEDSPDGAASADAAGCAVLVVPSMLPVPPSPRRVFAESLDRVDVVALRRCLELGRNHS; from the coding sequence ATGAGCAGCCTGGCCGCCGTCCTGTTCGACATGGACGGCACCCTCGTGGACACCGAGGGGCTGTGGTGGCAGGTGACCGAGGAAGTGGCGGCCGGACTCGGCCACCGTCTCACCCGGGCCGATGCCCACGAGGTGGTCGGCCGGTCCGTCGCGGACACCGCCGCCCACCTCGTACGGATCACCGGCGGGGGCGATCCGCAACACGTCGCGGCAACCCTCGGCGACGAGTTCTTCCGCCGCGTCGACGCGGGAGCGCCGCTCCGCCCGGGCGCTCAGCGGCTGCTGTCGGAACTGGAGCGGGAAGGCGTCCCGTTCGCCCTGGTGAGTGCTTCCCCGAGGGCCGTGGTCGACTCGGTGACGCGCGGGGCACTGGGCCACGTGCCGTTCGCCTTCACCCTCTCCGCCGACGACACCGTACAGACCAAGCCCCACCCCGACCCCTACCAGGCCGCGGCCGAACGCTTCGGTGTTCCGGTCGACGCCTGCGTCGCGGTCGAGGACTCGCCGGACGGTGCCGCCTCAGCCGATGCCGCCGGCTGCGCGGTCCTCGTGGTGCCGTCGATGCTGCCCGTACCACCTTCGCCCAGGCGCGTCTTCGCTGAAAGTCTCGACCGGGTCGACGTGGTCGCGCTGCGGCGCTGCTTGGAACTCGGCCGGAATCACAGCTGA
- a CDS encoding ABC transporter permease yields MAAMTPTAQETAAVEAKSPAPDVTRTRRRRPGIRRGLVLGLAGAYFLVPLVASFVFTVHVPGQGISFDAYTQLLSADGFTESLLLSLGLAAATIALSLLLAVPALIAVRLGSPRLRPVIEVMCMLPLVVPPIALVTGITTVLRWGPEHLSRTPLYQTFIAVQNEKFPVVLVLAYAVLALPFVYRSLDAGLRAIDVPTLVEAARSCGASWPYTVVRILLPNLRSSLAGAAFLTLALVLGEFTIASLLGFQPFAVWIVSISGAQARMSVAVSILSLVITWALLLLLSRTGTASAASAPSRKES; encoded by the coding sequence ATGGCTGCGATGACCCCCACCGCCCAGGAGACCGCCGCCGTCGAGGCGAAGAGCCCGGCACCGGACGTGACCCGGACGCGTCGCCGGCGGCCGGGAATCCGGCGCGGGCTCGTCCTCGGCCTGGCCGGCGCGTACTTCCTCGTCCCGCTCGTCGCCTCGTTCGTCTTCACCGTGCACGTCCCGGGCCAGGGCATCTCCTTCGACGCGTACACCCAGTTGCTGTCCGCCGACGGCTTCACCGAGAGCCTGCTGCTCTCGCTGGGGCTCGCCGCCGCCACCATCGCGTTGTCACTGCTGCTCGCCGTACCCGCCCTGATCGCCGTACGGCTCGGCTCGCCCAGGCTCCGTCCGGTGATCGAGGTGATGTGCATGTTGCCCCTGGTCGTCCCGCCGATCGCACTGGTCACCGGCATCACCACGGTGCTGCGCTGGGGACCGGAACACCTGTCGCGCACCCCGCTCTACCAGACCTTCATCGCCGTCCAGAACGAGAAGTTCCCCGTCGTCCTGGTCCTGGCCTACGCCGTCCTCGCGCTGCCCTTCGTCTACCGCTCGCTGGACGCGGGTCTGCGCGCCATAGACGTACCGACCCTGGTGGAGGCCGCCCGCAGCTGCGGCGCGTCCTGGCCCTACACCGTCGTCCGCATACTGCTGCCGAACCTGCGGTCCTCGCTCGCCGGCGCCGCCTTCCTCACCCTGGCGCTGGTCCTGGGCGAGTTCACCATCGCCTCGCTGCTCGGCTTCCAGCCCTTCGCGGTGTGGATCGTCTCGATCTCCGGAGCCCAGGCCCGCATGTCCGTGGCCGTCTCCATCCTCAGCCTTGTCATCACCTGGGCGCTGCTGCTGCTCCTCTCCCGCACGGGAACGGCCTCAGCCGCGTCGGCGCCCTCCCGTAAGGAGTCCTGA
- a CDS encoding ABC transporter substrate-binding protein — MPRPSGRRAAVLLGAAVLTALTAACGAAPDEPAAAAGAGGDAKTATSAAAFGGVEDLVAAAEKEGELNVIALPPDWANYGEIIKAFEAKYPKIKIKSENPDASSSDEIAAVKSRKGQDRAPDVLDLGIAFARSGAEEGLFAPYKVEAWDRIPAGQKDADGRWYNDYGGYVSIGCDAKRVPVCPQTFADLLKPEYKGKVALNGNPTKSGSAFGGVYAAALANKGSFGEIQPGIDFFGQLKKSGNFIPVESTPATVEKGETSISIDWDYLNAGYADQFKDKGVDWKVAIPTDGVYAQYYSQAINKDAPHPAAARLWMEFLYSTEGQNLWLKGYARPVLLPAMTTDGTADKGFVAKLPKVEGTPAFPASAELDKAKATLAEKWDKALS; from the coding sequence GTGCCCAGACCCTCCGGCCGCCGTGCGGCTGTCCTGCTCGGCGCCGCCGTACTCACCGCCCTCACCGCCGCCTGCGGCGCCGCTCCCGACGAGCCGGCCGCTGCCGCCGGGGCCGGGGGGGACGCGAAGACCGCCACCTCCGCAGCCGCTTTCGGGGGAGTGGAGGACCTCGTCGCGGCCGCCGAGAAGGAGGGCGAGCTGAACGTGATCGCTCTGCCGCCGGACTGGGCGAACTACGGCGAGATCATCAAGGCGTTCGAGGCCAAGTACCCCAAGATCAAGATCAAGAGCGAGAACCCGGACGCCTCCAGCTCCGACGAGATCGCCGCCGTCAAGTCCCGCAAGGGCCAGGACCGCGCCCCCGACGTTCTCGACCTGGGCATCGCCTTCGCCCGCAGCGGAGCGGAGGAGGGCCTGTTCGCCCCGTACAAGGTCGAGGCGTGGGACAGGATCCCGGCCGGCCAGAAGGACGCGGACGGCCGCTGGTACAACGACTACGGCGGCTACGTCTCCATCGGTTGTGACGCAAAGCGCGTCCCGGTCTGCCCGCAGACCTTCGCGGACCTGCTCAAGCCCGAGTACAAGGGGAAGGTCGCCCTCAACGGCAACCCCACCAAGTCCGGTTCGGCCTTCGGCGGCGTCTACGCGGCCGCCCTCGCCAACAAGGGCTCCTTCGGCGAGATCCAGCCGGGCATCGACTTCTTCGGACAGCTGAAGAAGAGCGGGAACTTCATCCCCGTCGAGTCCACCCCGGCCACCGTCGAGAAGGGCGAGACGTCCATCTCCATCGACTGGGACTACCTGAACGCCGGCTACGCCGACCAGTTCAAGGACAAGGGCGTCGACTGGAAGGTCGCCATCCCCACCGACGGCGTCTACGCCCAGTACTACTCGCAGGCCATCAACAAGGACGCCCCGCATCCGGCCGCCGCCCGCCTGTGGATGGAGTTCCTCTACAGCACCGAGGGTCAGAACCTGTGGCTGAAGGGCTACGCCCGCCCGGTCCTGCTGCCCGCCATGACCACCGACGGCACCGCCGACAAGGGCTTCGTGGCCAAGCTCCCCAAGGTCGAGGGCACCCCGGCCTTCCCCGCCTCCGCAGAGCTCGACAAGGCCAAGGCCACCCTCGCCGAGAAGTGGGACAAGGCCCTCAGCTGA
- a CDS encoding class F sortase yields MRYRPTAALKSAAGALALAVGIALTCLGISELVTEPARAPGPGDIGTVPVHTGPAEAATSGKHGNAAPPIRIRIPAIGLDQPLTGVRVQQDGRLGVPQDPSQIGWWSDGPRPGDPGAAVVVGHVDSTTGPGAFHGLSTLRPGDKVTLARDDRSSVTFTVQALRQYEKDTLPDSKVYATTGPPALHLITCSGTYDRTRGEYRDNLVVYATPLPQREPAAREGGQPLTGLRGQHGGGP; encoded by the coding sequence TTGCGGTACCGCCCGACAGCCGCCCTGAAATCAGCCGCCGGGGCTCTGGCCCTCGCCGTGGGCATAGCCCTGACCTGCCTCGGCATATCCGAACTGGTGACGGAACCCGCGCGGGCGCCCGGACCCGGCGACATAGGCACGGTGCCCGTACACACGGGGCCTGCGGAGGCTGCCACGTCCGGGAAACACGGAAACGCGGCGCCGCCGATACGGATTCGCATACCCGCCATCGGCCTCGACCAGCCCCTGACAGGCGTGCGGGTCCAACAAGACGGCCGCCTCGGCGTTCCCCAAGACCCCTCACAGATCGGCTGGTGGAGCGACGGCCCACGGCCGGGCGACCCAGGCGCGGCCGTCGTTGTCGGCCATGTCGACTCCACCACCGGCCCCGGGGCCTTCCACGGCCTCTCCACACTTCGCCCGGGTGACAAGGTCACCCTGGCCCGCGACGACCGCTCCAGCGTCACCTTCACCGTCCAGGCACTGCGCCAGTACGAGAAGGACACGCTCCCCGACAGCAAGGTCTACGCGACCACCGGCCCGCCCGCCTTGCACCTCATCACCTGCTCAGGCACCTACGACCGCACACGGGGCGAGTACCGCGACAACCTCGTCGTCTACGCCACCCCTCTCCCGCAGCGTGAGCCAGCAGCGAGAGAAGGCGGACAGCCCCTGACCGGTCTGCGGGGCCAGCACGGCGGCGGGCCTTGA
- a CDS encoding DUF4331 domain-containing protein: MPRRRSASRRAERTLAASGVFALATAAAVTGLAPASSSASSHREAPMTAGDPRADNTDVYAFTSPDKPDTVTLVANWLPFQEPNGGPNFYPFANDARYNIKIDADGNGKPDTTYTWEFTDHTRDDADQFLYNTGVVKSLNDEALNFRQTYSLTVTDSEGRRKTLLKDAPAAPSNVGKASMPDYASLRKQAVLPLPDGGQTFAGQASDPFFLDLRIFDLLYGGDLTKTGHNTLAGYNVNTVAIQVPKKAVALKGDATRNPVIGVWSTTDRRGATVAGAGSKGAEDGKATDVEGAPDKGGEDGWRQVSRLGNPLVNEVVVPLKFKDAFNALSPEKDATITPVVDKVKDPIVPKLIQSIYGVPAPAAPRNDLVEIFLTGICKECGPIKADLNSQRLNADVDKTKVVPAEELRLNMSVAPAAKPNRLGVLGKDLAGFPNGRRLNDDVVDIELQALEGAAQTGKIVPALAAGDAVDTPYREPGDSFPYVALPNTAAVNQADSLHPDGGVGAGLGGLVSGDGFPVVPVTAVAGGALLACAGAMALRRRRAGQA, translated from the coding sequence ATGCCCCGACGAAGGTCCGCCTCGCGCCGGGCCGAACGCACTCTCGCCGCATCCGGCGTCTTCGCCCTGGCTACCGCGGCCGCTGTCACCGGCCTGGCCCCCGCCTCCAGCTCGGCATCGAGCCACCGCGAGGCGCCGATGACCGCAGGTGATCCCCGGGCCGACAACACCGACGTCTACGCCTTCACCAGCCCGGACAAGCCCGACACCGTCACCCTGGTGGCGAACTGGCTCCCCTTCCAGGAGCCCAACGGCGGGCCGAACTTCTACCCGTTCGCCAACGACGCCCGCTACAACATCAAGATCGACGCGGACGGCAACGGCAAACCGGACACCACCTACACCTGGGAGTTCACCGACCACACCCGCGACGACGCCGACCAGTTCCTCTACAACACGGGCGTCGTGAAGTCGCTGAACGACGAAGCCCTGAACTTCCGCCAGACGTACAGCCTGACGGTCACCGACAGCGAAGGCAGGCGCAAGACCCTCCTCAAGGACGCGCCCGCAGCACCCTCCAACGTCGGCAAGGCGTCGATGCCCGACTACGCCTCGCTGCGCAAGCAGGCCGTGCTTCCGCTACCGGACGGCGGGCAGACGTTCGCCGGCCAGGCGTCCGACCCCTTCTTCCTCGATCTGCGGATCTTCGACCTCCTCTACGGCGGTGACCTGACGAAGACCGGGCACAACACGCTCGCCGGCTACAACGTCAACACCGTCGCCATCCAGGTGCCGAAGAAGGCCGTCGCTCTCAAGGGCGACGCCACGCGCAACCCCGTGATCGGAGTGTGGTCCACGACCGACCGCCGGGGAGCAACCGTCGCGGGCGCGGGCAGCAAGGGCGCCGAGGACGGGAAGGCGACGGATGTGGAGGGCGCACCCGACAAGGGCGGTGAGGATGGCTGGCGCCAGGTCTCACGCCTGGGCAACCCGCTCGTCAACGAAGTGGTCGTGCCACTGAAGTTCAAGGATGCCTTCAACGCTCTGAGCCCGGAGAAGGACGCCACGATCACACCGGTCGTCGACAAGGTGAAGGACCCCATCGTCCCCAAGCTCATCCAGAGCATCTACGGGGTCCCCGCCCCCGCCGCGCCCCGTAACGACCTGGTCGAGATCTTCCTCACCGGGATCTGCAAGGAGTGCGGCCCCATCAAGGCGGACCTCAACTCGCAGCGGCTCAACGCGGACGTCGACAAGACCAAGGTGGTCCCGGCCGAAGAACTGCGACTGAACATGTCGGTCGCACCGGCCGCCAAGCCCAACCGCCTCGGCGTTCTCGGCAAGGACCTGGCAGGCTTCCCCAACGGCCGCCGGCTCAACGACGATGTCGTCGACATCGAACTCCAGGCCCTCGAAGGCGCCGCGCAGACCGGCAAGATCGTGCCCGCCCTGGCGGCAGGCGACGCCGTCGACACCCCCTACCGCGAGCCGGGAGACTCCTTCCCGTACGTGGCGCTCCCCAACACAGCGGCCGTCAACCAGGCCGACTCCCTCCACCCCGACGGCGGCGTCGGTGCGGGCCTCGGTGGCCTCGTCTCCGGCGACGGATTCCCCGTCGTGCCCGTCACAGCCGTCGCCGGCGGCGCATTGCTGGCCTGTGCCGGAGCAATGGCCCTGCGCCGGCGGCGCGCCGGCCAGGCATGA
- a CDS encoding ABC transporter permease — MSAPTTTPHPTGTAGGSTTRRRRRGPRTWLAALPLLVFTALCFGIPLGALIFGAVTRTDSGSGVTSLTGEHVARSLQGPYLGSLIGSVQLSVLTALIGAVLGVLIAQAVVTSRSQGLRSAALTASGVLANFGGVPLAFAFIATLGISGVVTQLADLGSLDWDLYSFTGLAVVYLYFLIPLMVLVTVPALDGLRPQWREAAQNAGATPWQFWRHVGLPVLAPSLLGGFVLLFGTAFAAHATAAALVGGSVPLVTLKIADALSGNVLTGQENVALALGLDMILIAGLVMAVYLPLQRRSARWLR, encoded by the coding sequence ATGTCTGCCCCCACCACCACTCCCCACCCGACGGGGACCGCCGGCGGCAGCACCACCCGCCGCCGGCGGCGCGGCCCGCGCACCTGGCTCGCCGCCCTCCCGCTCCTCGTCTTCACCGCCCTGTGCTTCGGCATCCCGCTCGGCGCCCTGATCTTCGGCGCGGTCACCCGTACCGACTCCGGGTCGGGTGTCACCTCCCTGACCGGCGAGCACGTGGCGCGCTCTCTGCAAGGCCCCTACCTGGGCTCCCTCATCGGCAGCGTCCAACTGTCCGTGCTCACCGCGCTCATCGGCGCGGTCCTTGGCGTTCTGATCGCGCAGGCCGTCGTCACCTCCCGCTCCCAGGGCCTGCGCAGCGCGGCCCTGACCGCCTCGGGGGTGCTCGCCAACTTCGGCGGCGTCCCCCTGGCCTTCGCGTTCATCGCCACGCTCGGCATCTCCGGAGTCGTCACCCAGCTCGCCGACCTCGGCAGCCTGGACTGGGACCTGTACTCCTTCACCGGTCTGGCCGTGGTCTACCTCTACTTCCTGATCCCGCTCATGGTCCTGGTCACCGTGCCCGCACTGGACGGGCTGCGCCCCCAGTGGCGGGAGGCAGCCCAGAACGCGGGCGCCACTCCCTGGCAGTTCTGGCGACACGTCGGCCTCCCCGTGCTCGCCCCCTCCCTGCTCGGGGGTTTCGTACTCCTCTTCGGTACGGCCTTCGCCGCGCACGCCACCGCCGCCGCGCTGGTCGGCGGCTCGGTGCCCCTGGTCACTTTGAAGATCGCGGACGCGCTGTCCGGGAACGTGCTCACCGGCCAGGAGAACGTGGCGCTCGCCCTCGGCCTCGACATGATCCTGATCGCCGGCCTGGTCATGGCGGTCTACCTGCCCCTCCAGCGACGGAGCGCCCGATGGCTGCGATGA
- a CDS encoding XRE family transcriptional regulator, whose product MTDHLKDPQAVSWEDLAEEFSFTDAEKHRIQKGAQALVLASRVHRLAELRKRQHTTQVQVAEVMGVTQARVSRIEKGQLERSEVDTLAAYVKALGGKLKIVADFGDETYVLG is encoded by the coding sequence ATGACTGATCACCTCAAGGACCCGCAGGCCGTCTCCTGGGAGGATCTGGCCGAAGAGTTCTCCTTCACCGACGCGGAGAAGCACCGGATCCAGAAGGGGGCGCAGGCGTTGGTTCTGGCCTCCCGTGTCCACCGCCTCGCCGAGTTGCGGAAGCGGCAGCACACCACTCAGGTTCAGGTCGCCGAAGTCATGGGTGTCACTCAGGCCCGCGTCTCGCGCATCGAGAAGGGCCAGCTGGAGCGTAGTGAGGTCGACACCCTGGCTGCCTATGTCAAGGCGCTCGGCGGCAAGCTGAAGATCGTCGCCGACTTCGGTGATGAGACCTACGTCCTCGGCTGA
- a CDS encoding type II toxin-antitoxin system VapB family antitoxin, translated as MSVTQVDLDDEALAEAMRLMGASTKKETVNGALRDYVARIKRLEAAEKLAARGERGEFEAAAAAHAAAKRARRAAFE; from the coding sequence ATGTCTGTGACCCAGGTGGATCTTGATGATGAGGCGTTGGCCGAGGCGATGCGGCTCATGGGTGCCTCGACGAAGAAGGAGACGGTCAACGGGGCTCTGCGGGACTACGTGGCGCGCATCAAGCGGCTGGAGGCTGCCGAGAAGCTGGCCGCGCGGGGTGAGCGGGGCGAGTTCGAGGCCGCGGCTGCGGCGCATGCAGCTGCCAAGCGCGCTCGGCGGGCAGCCTTCGAGTGA
- a CDS encoding GntR family transcriptional regulator, which produces MRTARYLEIADAIRQAILEGAFPVGARLPSESELVAHWSASRGTVRQAVALLTSEGLIGSRQGARRIVLRQERRQSFAELNSFAQWAQGLGLEVASRILVRSRRPATAEEARRLALPEDTEILHVLRLRSLDGEPAMVERTAYADWAAPAIEALPEDCVSIMDAIARDAGIVAQYGEHLIDAVPAGAQDADLLDVRRSSPLLRQRHVTCDQSGRPIEWTDDRYRPGSVTFSVSNSTTAAPLERHRGSRPA; this is translated from the coding sequence GTGAGGACGGCACGCTATCTGGAGATCGCCGACGCCATACGGCAGGCGATACTCGAAGGTGCCTTCCCCGTCGGGGCTCGGCTTCCCTCGGAGAGCGAACTGGTGGCCCACTGGTCAGCCTCGCGCGGCACGGTCCGCCAGGCCGTGGCCCTGCTCACATCGGAGGGACTGATCGGCTCCCGACAGGGCGCCCGGCGCATCGTGCTCCGCCAGGAACGCCGCCAGAGCTTCGCCGAGCTGAACAGCTTCGCCCAGTGGGCCCAGGGCTTGGGCTTGGAGGTCGCCAGCCGGATCCTCGTACGGTCGAGGCGGCCGGCCACGGCCGAGGAGGCCCGCCGCCTCGCGCTCCCCGAGGACACCGAGATCCTCCACGTCCTACGCCTGCGCTCCCTCGACGGAGAACCCGCGATGGTGGAGCGTACCGCCTACGCCGACTGGGCCGCGCCGGCGATCGAGGCGCTGCCCGAGGACTGCGTATCGATCATGGACGCCATCGCCCGGGACGCGGGCATCGTCGCCCAGTACGGAGAACACCTCATCGACGCCGTACCGGCGGGCGCCCAGGACGCCGACCTGCTGGACGTCCGCCGCAGCAGCCCCCTGCTACGGCAGCGCCATGTCACCTGCGACCAGTCGGGCCGCCCCATCGAATGGACCGACGACCGTTACCGGCCCGGTAGCGTCACCTTCAGCGTGAGCAACTCGACCACCGCGGCCCCTCTGGAACGGCACAGAGGAAGCCGACCTGCCTGA
- a CDS encoding ArsR/SmtB family transcription factor — MAITAYGTSGTVVDEPEAETCSPGLACLLIDREEAERLAGILKAIADPTRLQIFRLIERAPTGEACVCDLADCLGFRQPAVSHHLKLMTEAGLLNRERRGTWSWYSVDHTGLRRLRNILDPSAL, encoded by the coding sequence ATGGCTATCACTGCATACGGCACCTCAGGCACGGTGGTGGACGAGCCGGAGGCGGAAACGTGCTCCCCGGGCCTTGCCTGTCTGCTCATCGACCGGGAAGAGGCTGAGCGGCTGGCCGGAATACTCAAAGCCATCGCCGACCCCACCCGCCTGCAGATCTTCCGCCTGATCGAGCGTGCCCCGACGGGTGAGGCGTGCGTGTGCGACCTCGCCGACTGCCTCGGGTTCCGCCAGCCCGCGGTGAGCCACCATCTCAAGCTCATGACCGAGGCGGGACTGCTCAACCGTGAACGCCGCGGCACCTGGTCCTGGTACTCGGTCGACCACACGGGCCTGCGCAGGCTGCGCAACATACTTGACCCGTCGGCCCTCTGA
- a CDS encoding ABC transporter ATP-binding protein, whose product MSSATAERTRPAATTGARVEFRSLRRTFGSTIALDGLDLTVEPGELVALLGPSGCGKTTALRMVAGFEQPDSGEVLVDGEDITRVPANRRDAGMVFQSYSLFPNLTVRDNVSFGMRVRKVPASRRQARAAELLELVGLPQHGDRYPHQLSGGQQQRVALARALALEPSVLLLDEPLSALDAKVRLSLREEIRRLQLSLGITTVFVTHDQEEALSMADRVAVLNAGRLEQCAAPAELYARPVTAFVAEFVGTMNRLPGRLADGDLVEVAGQRLPVDGAVPDGHDVDVLVRPENVTVEAAAEGTATVVSASFFGAVTRVHLDLPGGGGVKADLPSRDAADLVPGARASLRLAPQPVLVVPRAAE is encoded by the coding sequence ATGTCCTCAGCAACCGCGGAGCGGACCCGGCCGGCCGCCACCACCGGAGCGCGGGTCGAGTTCAGGTCCCTGCGGCGGACCTTCGGCTCCACCATCGCCCTGGACGGCCTCGACCTGACCGTCGAGCCCGGCGAACTGGTCGCCCTGCTGGGCCCCTCGGGCTGCGGCAAGACCACCGCACTGCGCATGGTCGCCGGCTTCGAACAGCCCGACTCCGGCGAAGTCCTCGTCGACGGCGAGGACATCACCCGGGTCCCGGCCAACCGGCGTGACGCCGGGATGGTCTTCCAGTCGTACAGCCTCTTCCCCAACCTCACCGTCCGCGACAACGTCTCCTTCGGCATGCGCGTGCGCAAGGTGCCGGCCTCCCGCAGGCAGGCGCGCGCCGCCGAACTCCTCGAACTCGTCGGACTGCCCCAGCACGGCGACCGCTACCCCCACCAGCTCTCCGGCGGACAGCAGCAACGCGTCGCCCTCGCCCGCGCGCTGGCCCTGGAACCCAGCGTCCTGCTGCTGGACGAACCGCTCTCCGCGCTGGACGCGAAAGTGCGGCTGAGCCTGCGCGAGGAGATCCGCCGTCTCCAACTCTCCCTCGGCATCACCACCGTTTTCGTCACCCACGACCAGGAGGAGGCCCTGTCCATGGCCGACCGGGTCGCCGTTCTCAACGCCGGGCGGCTGGAGCAGTGTGCGGCCCCCGCCGAGCTGTACGCGCGCCCCGTCACCGCCTTCGTCGCCGAGTTCGTCGGCACGATGAACCGCCTCCCGGGGCGCCTGGCGGACGGCGACCTCGTCGAGGTCGCCGGGCAGCGGCTGCCCGTGGACGGCGCCGTTCCGGACGGGCACGACGTCGACGTACTGGTACGGCCGGAGAACGTGACGGTGGAGGCTGCCGCTGAGGGGACGGCCACGGTCGTCTCCGCCTCCTTCTTCGGCGCCGTCACGCGGGTGCACCTCGACCTTCCGGGAGGCGGTGGCGTCAAGGCCGACCTGCCCTCGCGGGATGCGGCAGACCTCGTTCCTGGCGCCCGCGCTTCCCTCCGCCTCGCCCCGCAGCCGGTCCTCGTCGTGCCCAGGGCTGCCGAATGA
- a CDS encoding glycoside hydrolase domain-containing protein, translated as MSRHRLSRKSRYIAWATTGVVVVAGAGFAAQTSMAATAWPAQKTYTGRAFDTCTAPSLSAMKAWRTGFYGAAAVYIGGKNRGCAQPNLTKSWVKSVNATGWKLIPLYVGAQPPCQKSANPERFTASTAASVGASNAKDAVAKASALGMKAGSPIYLNMESYDITDKACNDATLTYVRSFTKTLRNATYRGGLYGFSSSSAAAVATATNKTDLPGNLWYALWDKKNTTTTDWPWKPTQYTGHSRGHQYMVNSKETRGGYTITVDRNAWDAPVAIIG; from the coding sequence ATGTCCAGACATCGGCTGTCCAGGAAGAGCCGTTACATCGCGTGGGCGACCACGGGGGTCGTGGTGGTCGCGGGTGCCGGTTTCGCGGCACAGACATCCATGGCCGCTACCGCCTGGCCGGCGCAGAAGACGTACACCGGGCGGGCGTTCGACACGTGCACCGCACCCTCGCTCAGCGCGATGAAGGCGTGGCGCACGGGGTTCTACGGAGCTGCCGCCGTCTACATCGGTGGAAAGAACCGTGGCTGTGCCCAGCCCAACCTGACCAAGTCCTGGGTGAAGTCGGTCAACGCCACCGGCTGGAAGCTCATCCCGCTCTACGTCGGCGCGCAGCCGCCCTGCCAGAAGAGCGCGAACCCGGAGAGGTTCACCGCTTCCACGGCTGCCTCCGTCGGCGCGAGCAACGCCAAGGACGCGGTGGCCAAGGCATCAGCGCTCGGGATGAAAGCCGGCAGCCCGATCTACCTGAACATGGAGTCGTACGACATCACCGACAAGGCCTGCAACGACGCCACCCTCACCTACGTGCGTTCCTTCACCAAGACGCTGCGTAACGCGACTTACCGCGGCGGCCTGTACGGTTTCAGCAGTTCCAGCGCCGCGGCCGTCGCCACCGCCACGAACAAGACGGACCTGCCGGGCAACCTCTGGTACGCACTGTGGGACAAGAAGAACACGACCACCACGGACTGGCCGTGGAAGCCGACCCAGTACACCGGCCACAGCCGCGGCCACCAGTACATGGTCAACAGCAAGGAAACCCGCGGCGGTTACACGATCACCGTTGACCGCAACGCCTGGGACGCCCCGGTCGCGATCATCGGCTGA
- a CDS encoding PIN domain nuclease, translating into MITYLLDASALWHLFRTPGALRPWEGHIAAGVFHICEPTRAEFLYSATSPAHRDELAEDIDGLCHLSPVPKSAWRWVDTAQYKLTQRGQHRAAGAIDLLVCATAVHHGHTVLHMDNDFATVAAVLKEVQQRDVRA; encoded by the coding sequence GTGATCACGTACCTTCTTGACGCGTCCGCCCTGTGGCACCTCTTCCGTACGCCAGGGGCGTTGCGGCCCTGGGAAGGGCACATCGCGGCCGGCGTGTTCCACATCTGTGAGCCGACAAGGGCGGAGTTCCTCTACTCGGCCACAAGCCCCGCCCATCGGGATGAATTGGCCGAAGACATTGACGGCCTCTGCCACCTCTCGCCGGTTCCCAAGAGCGCGTGGCGTTGGGTCGACACCGCGCAGTACAAACTCACCCAGCGCGGGCAACACCGCGCCGCCGGAGCCATCGACCTCCTGGTGTGTGCGACAGCGGTCCATCACGGCCACACAGTGCTCCACATGGACAACGACTTCGCCACGGTGGCGGCGGTCCTCAAGGAAGTGCAGCAGCGAGACGTTCGCGCCTGA
- a CDS encoding type II toxin-antitoxin system RelE/ParE family toxin has translation MRLLFVFDPERQAVILVGGDKAGNWSGWYRVAVPRAEQAYAEHLKRIDGEDGAR, from the coding sequence GTGCGGTTGTTGTTCGTGTTCGACCCGGAACGCCAAGCCGTGATTTTGGTCGGTGGCGACAAGGCCGGCAACTGGTCCGGCTGGTACCGGGTTGCGGTGCCTCGGGCGGAGCAGGCGTACGCGGAACATCTCAAGCGAATCGACGGAGAGGATGGGGCACGATGA
- a CDS encoding helix-turn-helix domain-containing protein yields MPRASQPAGRRERNKQLKLDRITAAAHELFAERGIDEVTTQRIADKADIGTGTLIDEATSPYR; encoded by the coding sequence ATGCCACGCGCTTCCCAGCCGGCAGGCCGGCGCGAGCGGAACAAGCAGCTCAAGCTCGACCGCATCACCGCCGCAGCCCACGAGTTGTTCGCAGAACGCGGCATCGACGAGGTCACCACCCAGCGGATCGCCGACAAGGCCGACATCGGCACCGGCACGCTCATCGATGAAGCCACTTCTCCGTATCGATGA